In Rhizobium sp. CIAT894, the genomic window ATCCATGAAGGAAACCAGGGAAGACAGCGCCAAATGGACCAGGTTTGCGAAGAATGTTCTCGGCCCTCAGAATAGCCCAGCCAACAGGAAGCTTCTTGGCGCAGCCTTTGATAAGATGCTGACCTGGCAGCAAGATACTGCGAACCTGAACGCTACACCCCTCCGATACGGCTACGGGCGCGTGGACGCCTTCGGGCACATCTTCAACAAAGTCGTGATGTTCGCGGGTTCGGGAAAACTCGTCAACAATCCTTCGGACGCTCCGGTGAGCTTCCCATTCCTTTGGAACATCCACCGACAGACGCACGTGCAATGGAACGGCATCGCAGAAAACAGCAAGCTCAAGGTCGGTGCAGACTACGTCGATTACGGAGCGATGGGACGCAATGCCGGCGAGGCGATCGGCGTCTTCGGTGAAGTGGTGATCAAGCCGCAGAATAGCTTGATAGGAAACCTCGAGGGCTACACATCGAGCGTCCAGCTGGCAAACCAAGACAAGATGGAGTCGCTGGTGGAAATCCTCCAGCCTCCGAAGTGGCCAGCGGCCTTCCCGCCGATCGACAAGGAGCTCGCCAAAACAGGCCGTCGCCTGTTCGTGGAAAAATGCTCGAGCTGCCACTTCGACACGACAAAGCCCGAAGCGACCGAAACGCTCCACATTCTGTCGGCGATGGACCCCAAGGACAGAACGGATATCTGGATGGCATGCAATGCCTTTTCCTCTACGATGCCATCCGGAATGTTGTCGCCATCGCAGCCGAATTCTTACGTCTTCGTCCGCGACGGCCTCAGCGACACAGTCAAAGGCGCTCTTATTGGCAAAAAGACCGAGCTGGCCAAGGTTGCGCTCGGGAAGGTATTCGGCGGCGAGCCGGTTCCGCCGATCATCGTCGACAAGACCTGGATGAATGCACTGCTGAGCCCCAAAGATCAGCGCCGCAAGTTCTGCGAGGCGTCGAAGGACAAGCTTATCCGTTACAAGGCACGTCCGCTCGACGGTATCTGGGCCACGGCTCCCTATCTCCATAATGGGTCCGTCCCGACGCTTTATGATCTGCTTCTTCCTGCAAAGGACAGGCCAGCGAACTTCAGCATGGGAGGTAGGGAATACGATCCCAAAATGGTCGGGTTCGCAAAGGGCCAGACCGACGGAAACACCTTCCTCTACGAGACCAAGGACGGCGACGGAAAGGCTATTGATGGTAATAGCAACGCCGGTCACGAGTACGGCGCGGCCGCGCTCAAGGACCCAGACCGATGGGCATTGGTGGAATACCTTAAGACGCTTTGAGGAAAGGGAAGAGATTTGGTTCCTAAGAGGAACCCTGGCGGCTTCCGCGCTGGCGGGTTCGCTACTATTACGGTGCTCGCCCGCGCCGCCTCCCACGATGCGGAGCGAGCTGCGCCACCGCGTATTAAGTATTGTCTTTCAAAATGGAAAATATTAAGCATATTTACAGACGAGTATTTTCAGTGTTTACTAAATCTATGCTGGAATCCGCTTGCCTGCCAATTACATTCTAGCTCTTTGCTCAAAGTCACTCTGGTTTTTGAACCTCGCGTAAGTGCGTTGTTGTAGCCCGCCACGCTGGCGGATGAAATCTATGTCGCCGTCGTCACCGTTGCATCAGGAATACTGCCTGTCCCCTTGATTTAAGTTGCGGACTTTCTGCGCCAGATGGAGAAATCTGATATGTCGACACGGGATGATCGTCGGGACGGGAATGCTAAGGAGGAGAGCATGAGAAGAGCGCTAATCCATCTCACGGTGCTGCCGTTTCTGATTGCCGTACCGGGCGCTTTCCCGGCGTCTGCAAACGCTATCCAACCGGAAAACCAACTCACTCCGCAGACTTCGCCGCCAATCGCGCCGGATGAAGCTACTAAGGTGAGCGGAGCGGCCTGTTCGAACGATGGGAAGACATGTCTGCTCGTCGGCGACGAGTACAGTTACGCGTTGACCTTCGATGTGGACGACAACAATGTCGCTATAAAGGATCGAGTATTCCTGCTCCCCAAGAAGGCTCAAGACGGACACAAATACAAGGAAACGGATGCTGAAGGCGTCTCCTTCAGCGACGGTTTCTTTTACATCGTCGGCTCCCACGGGCGTGACAAGGAAGGCGAAAAGCAAGACTCGCGCTATTTCGCATATCGGATTCCTGCCGAAGCGCTGTCGGGCGGCGATATAGGAGAAGAAAACAAGGTCTCACCAGCTGTTGAAAAAAGCGATCGTTTAGCCGCGCTGCTCAACCAGAGCGAAGCTTTGAAGAAAGCGAACGCGTTGCCTCCCGAAAAAGACGGTACGAATATCGAGGGGCTCGCCGTCACAGGAGACAAGTTGTTCGTCGGGTTCCGGGGCCCGCTTCCGGATGGCAAGGCCGTCATCGGTGAAACTTCGGTGAAACATGTGTTCGGCGCTGGGGCAGGCGGGCTGCAACTGCACCCGGTGGATTTGGGAAAGGGCCAGGCAGTCCGCGATCTTGCGGCATATCACGGCGATAGCTTGTTGATCTTGGCCGGTCCGCAAGACAGGAAGGGTGGCAAGGCCGCGGTCTATATTTGGAGTTCGGAAAACGGGCTTCTTGAACTGGCGGAGCTCGGTCCGGCTGGTTCAAAAGATCGGCAACCCGAGACGTTAATGGTGCTTTCTGAGGCGAACGGTTTGATACGCTGCCTTGTGTTCGACGACGGTGGCCTACCGTTCAATCCTCGGATATTCGAGATCCCTTCAAACCAATGAAGCCGAGCTGGGAGCACACATCTTCAAGAATGGTAACGCTCAGGAGAGGGAACACCAGAGGCGGTCGTTCGTGTAATAGGTCATGTGTTGGCTGAGTTCTCGTCGGATAAATATTCTTGGTGCTTGCGGCATCTGTCCCGGTGGCCGCTCAAAGCGTCTGGCCTGCTGATCGGGTGATGTCCCAAAGCCTAGCCTGCCCTTAGGTGCATCGAATACCTCGGAGGCTAACGCTCTCTTCAAAATGGACCATATTTCTAGTCCGCTGAGACAAGCTCTGTTCTGGGCGCATTCGCGTCGCAAATTTTTCGTGCTTGCCGACATCTCCACGAACGCCAAAAGGGAAAGAACGCCGGGCCGATCGCCAGTGGCGCTCAAGGCCGCGAAATGGATCGATGCCCTATTCGATACCGAGCCTGATCAACCTCGCTGCAAGTGAGAGATGGCGCGACGTCACAAGGGCAGCCGTCGTCTTGTCGAAGAGTCTGCCTCACCTTCGCCGGGTAATATCAGATTCGTATTTAAAATTAGAAATTTGTCTAAACTCAAATAAATCTATGTATACGATCGCAACTTATTCTTGTAAATCCGTATTATTGTGATAATGTTTGATATGGGTGGAGTTGTGGAGGGGGAAATGTCGCGAAAAACAGCGAATGCATTGGCATTCCTACTAATAATGACTTCTTGTCATACTCCTAGCACGTCCCCTCGTGGTCCGGCTTTGGGCGATAGTACAGAAGACAAGATAAAGAGCCGAATATTAGTCGGAGCGGCGGCTTGTCATTTCGTTCCGACACTGCAAACGATCGAAAGCCTGATCGTACTCTTTGGCGGATATAAAATTCCCGTGATTGACATGGTGGTAGACGCGATTTGTTCGACAGTGGACAAATCGAAGGCTGCTGGCTTTGTTGTCGCCCCCTCCGCGGCAGTCCGTTCGTTTGGCAGCTACAAGGGTGTGGCCATCCAAGGACGTATCAAACCCTAAACAACAGGTGTGCTATGCTCGATGTACGCCTTCGTCTTATTGTTTCGGTCGCATGCTTTGCCACCATTTTTCATGTCGCTGCCGCGCAGGAAACATTGCTGCAGCCAATCTGGTCGGCTCCGGTGTCTGCCCGATACTTGGCAGCGGTTGACAACAGCGCGGGGTTTGCCGCGCAAAGCAACGAATTCGGGAGACTGGATAGCTTTTCCCTGCCTGTAATCGGTTTGCAGGATGGTTTTGCGAGCGGAACACCGGACCCGGCATTGACCGACGCGTTCATCGGTAAAGCGTCGCAGGCAGCTCCAGACGAAAAATGGTGGCCATCCTGCGCAGGGCCTGTGCCGAAACCCCAACTCGCGCGCGATGACACGGGCACATGGTATGCCGGTACCTACGATTTCGGATGTGTTCAGGTTACGATTATGGGCGATCGTAGCACCTCGAAGCCGACTTCGACGCAGTTTTCGGACGAGTTGAGCGAGCCAAGGGTAGATCCTTCGTCTCCTGCAGACGAAAGCGGTGATCCCGACGACGTCTATTCGGTCGTGCTCGACAGCCTCCAGTTCGGAGTCCCTTACACGCTGACAATCGACTGCGACGACAGCAGCAAGGACCTGTGCCGAAACCGGCAGGATCAACTCACGCTATTGTCGAGGTTCACTATTCGCGCAGGAAAACCGTGATGTTCAGGACCCTATCTATTTTGTCGACCTTACTGCTTTTAGGATCTACTGCGACCGCGGCGGACTCGTTTCGTTATCACGCGCCCGGCATTCTTGCCAAAGGATTGGGCCGTACAGGCGATCGGACGGTTTACTTCGAGCAGTTCGGCTTTCCGCTGCAGGCTGGACCAAAATACGGGGACGCCAGAGCATTTGCGAACAGCCAGGTTTACAGCACTGCGGGTGGCAATAGTGTTCTGAACTATGCCTATCCGTGGAAGGATACGTATTGTGAAGCCCGCTCATGGACGATGCCGCTTTGCCCGGGGAAAACGGGGCATCAAGGCGTCGATATTCGGCCCAATGCACCACCGGCCAAGGGTCTTGTGCATCCAGTGCTTGCGGTGGCGGATGGGGTGATAATCGCCGCCACTCCCTTCACGCGCGTGGAAATACGTTCGATGGACAGCGAGGGACCATTCACGTGCCGATACTTGCATATGAGCAAAGAGAGCATTGTAGGCTTGAAGGTCGGCGCGACCGTCAAAAAGGGCGATACGCTCGGTGACGTATCCAACATCATGGGCGCGAAGCCGGACACAACTTATCACCTCCATTTCGACTGCATGCGCAATATCGATGGAGTTGCAATCAGACCTCCGGTTTATACCTCGCTTGTGGCGGCCTATCGGAGAGCATGGCAGCTCGACGATCTTGTGAGCGACGGAAAGCTTGGTGTCGATCAACAGCGAGAAATCTCCGAGGTCGTCAATGACCAGCCATCCGGCGAAGTGAATACGTCACCGAAAACTTGGCAGACCAAAAACTATGGAGCAATCACTCCCCAAACCGAGCCAGATGGCTGGCCGCAGTACATAAAGACGTGGCCCGGTCTGGATCTCGCCAAGCAGGTTCGCGACAGCAAGGGCAAGATTATCCCCACGCTTTCCAATGATCAAAGCGGCGTTGGGCTCTGGTGGTATTGGTTGGTTGTTCGGGCAGGCTTTAATACCAGCGGTAAAATGACATTCCGGAATCTTGCGATGAAATATTCCGGTGCTCAGACTACCGCCGATCCATCCGTCATAAATTATCTCACTAATTACGTTGGAGCGGGGGAGGGCGGAGGAGGAATAGCCAAGCTGTATTTTCCGACACCACCCAAGGCGGATGATGAACTCTCCTTGAACGACGCCGAAACCCGATGGCGTATCGCTCAGACCGTTTTCCATTTCGAAGCTGGCCGAGCCGTTCCATTCGGCAGGTCTGCCTTCGATGAAGGAGTTGCGCTTGGCGATCGATTGATCGCCGGTGTGGCCGATTCGGGTGTAACGGTCCCCTTGGTATCATCTCCTGCGGAACCCGCCGGGACTGGTTCGCCTTCAGAAAATGGAAAACTTCCAGCGTCGGCTTCCTGTGCTGCCAGCAATATCGAGATCACGAGACAACAAACGAGCGTAAAGCTCTCGGGATGTCTTTCGGAGAAACTGATCCTGGAAATTGTCGGCTTGAATTAACCGGAAATTGGAGCTGAAGATGCGCCCGACTATTGTCTTGATGAGACTTCTCTCTGTGTTGGCCGCCTGCAGCGTCGCGGCCACGCCAATCTTCGCACAGGATCAGTTGGCCAACGCTATCGAACATCCTGACGATGCCGATGCTGTTAATCGCTATATCGAAACCCTCCCGGAGATACCGCCCGGATCTGGTCATTTCATGATCGAAGGAGATTTGTATCTCGACCGCCCCTCCGTCGTGGCATTTCTGAAGTCAAAAATAGAGACCAAGCCACTGCCTGCCGGCGAGTTGATAGTAGATACGGTCAACGGGCAACCGAGCTATCTGAAGTCGATTCCCAGCCGACAGATGACGTACTCCTTGGTGGCATCGAGCTTTCCAAATGACCAACTTGCGCAACGCACCGACAGCGAACTCAAGCAGGCTGCTCAAGACTGGATCGACGCGTGCGCGAACTGCAACATCTCACTCAAGGAAATACCAATCGAGCAGGCCGGGAAATTCTACGAAAAGGTATCTTTCGTGCTGACCTACCTCGATGTCCAGGGCGGCCCGATCGCTCGATCGTTTTTTCCAAGCTCGCCGCCTGATGACCGGCAGATCGTGATCTTTCCCGATTTCTTTTCCAAAGACATGACCTTCGACCGGAGGGGCGTTTTGAGGCACGAGTTTGGACATATCCTCGGCTACAGGCATGAGCAGCTCGAACAGGCATCCGGATGTAACACGGCCGAGCCGAACAACTGGAAACCGCTGACGCCCTATAATCCGCACTCGGTGATGCACTATATGTGCGGAAAGGGTGGTTCCTTCTCTCTCGCCCTGACGGGGAGCGACATCAAGGGACATCGGTGCCTTTATTTGACGGGGGCTGCATGCCCTCCGGGTAATTGAGGGAAAATGCCATGTTGCGCGCCGCCACAACCTTTCTGCTTCTTCTTCTAACCGGGACAATCTTTGCCGAAGCTCAAGATAAACCGGGCAGCACGGTAAAGGAGCCCGCTCCGGTAACTGATCCGGTAGCTGATGAAGTGTTTGATGCTGCGTCGAAGGTCGAATTGCGAGGTCGAAACGTTCCCGACGACTGGGCGGTTTTAGTCGATTCCCTCTCAAAGACTCCAGGTGCCCTCAAAACCCGTGAGGTTGTTGTTGGCCACGGCGACACGCTTTGTTCGATTTTGAAGAGCAATTTGCAACTTCCGGGGTGCTCTCAAAAAGCGGTTGAGGTGACCGCCAAGCTGAACGACAACGACAGCGTAGCCCGAGAGGGGAAGCGTCTCGTAATACCAGACTACGCCCTTGTGCCTAGCAGTTGGACGGTAACGTTCGACACCGCTGTTACCGAAGATCAATTTCGACTGGCCGACTTCGAGCATCGCTGGGGGGGATCGATCGCTGAAAAGACGATGAAGGACACGCGCGTCCAGCTGAAGCTCACCTCTTATGACGTGTTCGTCGACGCGCCTTTGGATTCGCGTTCGGCCGCTAAAGTTGACAGGGCGGTGCCCGAAAATCCGGTTGTGAAATCCTTGTCATCGCCTGCAACTGTTGCACCGTGGATCAAGAAACTTTTTTCTGTGAGCAATGACCTCGAAAAGAGGGCCGCCGCTTGCCAGCAACCAGGTTTCAAGATCGTCGATTCCATTTCCTACTATCAACTGTTCGGGGATGACACCCCGCCCACCTGCGTCACTCAATGCTTGAGAGGAGAATGTCCAGAGATAACACTGCTGGATACCGGCGTCTTCCGTCATGAGGTTCTCAAGGACGCACTGGAAGTCGGAGGCATCGACGGCCCCTTAGGCTCGACGAGCGGCCCCCAGTGTCCCTTCATTGCCTGGCCGGGCGACGTCTCGCATGGAACGATGTTGGCGTCGATCATGGCCGCTAGGAAGACTGCAAACTCGGCGTTTACGGGTCTCGCTCCTTCGGCACTCATCAGATCCCACAACTACGTGGATATTCCCAATCCAGGCGCTGTCGCTACTATTGTCGACGATCGCGCCAACCATGTGTTCGACCGACCTCAACTTTTCGTTTTCGCATCCTCGATGCGCTATCCGCAGTCAAGCCTTGTGACGAGTGGTCAACTTCAGGATGAACATCGCCGTACGACAGATATCCCGGCTCTTGTCTCGGTGATCGCCAACAACTTGACCTGGGTGACCGCGGTTGGACAATCTGAAGGCGGTATCCCGCCGCACCAGATAACAAAGATCTCGCCGGAGACACCGATGAATCTTGGTGACCAGCGGAGTATAATCGTCGTGACATCCTGCGATCCCTGCTCAGGACCAGCCGCAAAGGTCTGGTCACAAGCGAACTATTCAAATGAGCAGGAAGGTCTCGTTTCGATCGCGGCTCCGGGCGGGACCGAAACGCATCCAATCCCGGGTGTAGCGAACCAGACGGAATACAGTGCGACCTGGGGAACCTCACAGGCTGCAAGCGTCGTCGGAGGCGTTTCAGCCGCCCTGATGAGCTGTTATCCGGAGTTCGATCGGGATGGCCGTTTCTTGAAATCGCGCCTACTTCAAACATCGCAGCCATTCCCCAATCCCGGGCCCCGGGAAAAAGGGCTCGGCATTCTCGATGCGAAGAGAGCGTTTCTGGACCCTTCGAAGAGTTGGTTGGACACGGGTGCAGGATTTGAGGCCCTAGACAGCTACAAGGT contains:
- a CDS encoding di-heme-cytochrome C peroxidase, translated to MSVRTLAASLIAAAVIASGASAHADETSSQGWTTAQREGWYWGSQGSRLLPEKWFRALERAGSTEKLSDVKFLASFGYLPPPTGKSRYPVGFGIDKQPDKDFEVTRLRWYANQSGGSHAEPWIGMNCSACHTAQLSYQGSSIRIDGAPSLTDFQSFVEAVDASMKETREDSAKWTRFAKNVLGPQNSPANRKLLGAAFDKMLTWQQDTANLNATPLRYGYGRVDAFGHIFNKVVMFAGSGKLVNNPSDAPVSFPFLWNIHRQTHVQWNGIAENSKLKVGADYVDYGAMGRNAGEAIGVFGEVVIKPQNSLIGNLEGYTSSVQLANQDKMESLVEILQPPKWPAAFPPIDKELAKTGRRLFVEKCSSCHFDTTKPEATETLHILSAMDPKDRTDIWMACNAFSSTMPSGMLSPSQPNSYVFVRDGLSDTVKGALIGKKTELAKVALGKVFGGEPVPPIIVDKTWMNALLSPKDQRRKFCEASKDKLIRYKARPLDGIWATAPYLHNGSVPTLYDLLLPAKDRPANFSMGGREYDPKMVGFAKGQTDGNTFLYETKDGDGKAIDGNSNAGHEYGAAALKDPDRWALVEYLKTL
- a CDS encoding DUF3616 domain-containing protein, with translation MRRALIHLTVLPFLIAVPGAFPASANAIQPENQLTPQTSPPIAPDEATKVSGAACSNDGKTCLLVGDEYSYALTFDVDDNNVAIKDRVFLLPKKAQDGHKYKETDAEGVSFSDGFFYIVGSHGRDKEGEKQDSRYFAYRIPAEALSGGDIGEENKVSPAVEKSDRLAALLNQSEALKKANALPPEKDGTNIEGLAVTGDKLFVGFRGPLPDGKAVIGETSVKHVFGAGAGGLQLHPVDLGKGQAVRDLAAYHGDSLLILAGPQDRKGGKAAVYIWSSENGLLELAELGPAGSKDRQPETLMVLSEANGLIRCLVFDDGGLPFNPRIFEIPSNQ
- a CDS encoding M23 family metallopeptidase, with protein sequence MFRTLSILSTLLLLGSTATAADSFRYHAPGILAKGLGRTGDRTVYFEQFGFPLQAGPKYGDARAFANSQVYSTAGGNSVLNYAYPWKDTYCEARSWTMPLCPGKTGHQGVDIRPNAPPAKGLVHPVLAVADGVIIAATPFTRVEIRSMDSEGPFTCRYLHMSKESIVGLKVGATVKKGDTLGDVSNIMGAKPDTTYHLHFDCMRNIDGVAIRPPVYTSLVAAYRRAWQLDDLVSDGKLGVDQQREISEVVNDQPSGEVNTSPKTWQTKNYGAITPQTEPDGWPQYIKTWPGLDLAKQVRDSKGKIIPTLSNDQSGVGLWWYWLVVRAGFNTSGKMTFRNLAMKYSGAQTTADPSVINYLTNYVGAGEGGGGIAKLYFPTPPKADDELSLNDAETRWRIAQTVFHFEAGRAVPFGRSAFDEGVALGDRLIAGVADSGVTVPLVSSPAEPAGTGSPSENGKLPASASCAASNIEITRQQTSVKLSGCLSEKLILEIVGLN
- a CDS encoding S8 family serine peptidase, with amino-acid sequence MLRAATTFLLLLLTGTIFAEAQDKPGSTVKEPAPVTDPVADEVFDAASKVELRGRNVPDDWAVLVDSLSKTPGALKTREVVVGHGDTLCSILKSNLQLPGCSQKAVEVTAKLNDNDSVAREGKRLVIPDYALVPSSWTVTFDTAVTEDQFRLADFEHRWGGSIAEKTMKDTRVQLKLTSYDVFVDAPLDSRSAAKVDRAVPENPVVKSLSSPATVAPWIKKLFSVSNDLEKRAAACQQPGFKIVDSISYYQLFGDDTPPTCVTQCLRGECPEITLLDTGVFRHEVLKDALEVGGIDGPLGSTSGPQCPFIAWPGDVSHGTMLASIMAARKTANSAFTGLAPSALIRSHNYVDIPNPGAVATIVDDRANHVFDRPQLFVFASSMRYPQSSLVTSGQLQDEHRRTTDIPALVSVIANNLTWVTAVGQSEGGIPPHQITKISPETPMNLGDQRSIIVVTSCDPCSGPAAKVWSQANYSNEQEGLVSIAAPGGTETHPIPGVANQTEYSATWGTSQAASVVGGVSAALMSCYPEFDRDGRFLKSRLLQTSQPFPNPGPREKGLGILDAKRAFLDPSKSWLDTGAGFEALDSYKVCSGSSINLMDDQNTPIAVDTPRDFRLGQILNVEPNAAGTPEWVVTYMNLMTAQRREVGPGTWADGASLLQVKKEGNPPEVINGLQIKAFVPALTSIGSDPEVVKCL